The genomic DNA CGCGCGGCTTCCTCGGCGCCGACCGGGAAGATGTCGGCCTTGACGCCATCGACCATATAGCCGGTGCACAGCTTGAGCGACTCCAGGCCGTCCAGCACGTCCAGCTTGGTCAGGCACATGCCGGACACGCCGTTGATCTGCACGGAGCGGCGCAGCAGCGCGGCATCGAACCAGCCGCAGCGGCGGGCGCGGCCCGTCACGGTGCCGAACTCGTGGCCCACTTGCGCCAGGTGGTGACCCACGCCGGCATCGGTCGGCAGTTCGGACGGGAACGGGCCCGAACCGACGCGCGTCGTGTAGGCCTTGGTGATGCCCAGGATGTAGTGCAGCATGTTCGGGCCGACGCCGGCACCGGCGGCGGCATTGCCGGCCACGCAGTTGGACGAGGTGACGAACGGATAGGTGCCGTGGTCGACGTCCAGCAGCGAGCCTTGGGCGCCTTCGAACAGCAGGTTGGCGCCGGCCTTGTGCGCGGCGTACAGGGCGCTCGAGACGTCGGTCACCATCGGGCGCAGGCGCGGCACGTAGGCCAGCGCGTCGTCCAGGGTCTTCTGGTACTCGACCTTCGGTGCCTTCAGATAGTTTTCCAGCACGAAGTTGTGGTAGTCCAGGTTCTCGGCCAGCTTCTCGGCGAAACGCTTTTCGTTCAGCAGGTCGGCGACGCGGATGGCGCGACGCGCCACCTTGTCTTCGTAGGCCGGGCCGATGCCCTTGCCCGTCGTGCCGATCTTGGCGGCGCCGCGGGCCGCTTCACGGGCCGCGTCCAGCGCGCTGTGGTAAGGCAGGATCACCGGGCAGGCTTCCGACACCTTCAGGCGCGAAGCCACTTCCACGCCGACCGCTTCCAGCTTGTCGATCTCGCGCAGCACGTCCGGTACCGAGACCACGACGCCGTTGCCGATGTAGCAGGCCACGCCCGGGCGCATGATGCCCGACGGGATCAGCTGCAGTGCCGTCTTGACGCCGCCGATGACCAGCGTGTGGCCCGCGTTGTGGCCGCCCTGGAAGCGCACCACGCCTTGCGCGTGTTCCGTCAGCCAGTCGACGATTTTGCCCTTGCCTTCATCGCCCCATTGGGTACCGATGACGACCACGTTTTTTGCAGTGATTTTCTTTGACATCACACTTAACCTAAGTTTTTAAGAATCCAGTTACTACCACTATCGTCGAGCACCAGCGCACGGTCGCACTCGAACTCGTCCTGTTCATTGCTGTGACCCGGCAAAGACTGGATCACGACTTCGCCGGCCTTGCGCAGCTCGGCGATCTTGTCTTTCAGTTCGGGCGCGTTGCCCCACGGCGCGCGGATCGCGTGCTTGCGGTCCGCCGTCGGCAACAGGCGCGCCAGCTCGCGCAGGTCCATCGAGAACCCGGTCGCGGGACGGGCGCGGCCGAAGGCCTCGCCCACGTGATCGTAGCGGCCGCCGCGGGCCACCGCGTTCGGCAAGCCCGGCACGTACAGCGCGAACATGGCGCCGCTTTCGTACTGGTAGCCGCGCAGGTCGGCCAGGTCGATCGCCACCTCGGCGCGGCCGATGGCCGATGCCGCCAGCGCGGCCAGTTCGGCCAGCGCCTTGGCGATTCCTGGCAGGTCCGGCAGCGCGGCGCGCGCCGTCTTCAGGATGTCCACGTCGCCGTACAGGTTCGGCAGCGCCAGCAGCGCGGCGCGCGTGGCCGGCGCATAGGCGGCGGTCAGCTCGCCCAGGCCCGCCACGTCCTTGGCCCGCAGCAGCTGGACGATCGCGATCTGGTCCTTGCCGGCGGCCGGGTCCAGGTCGAGGATCGCGCGCAGCACGCCCATGTGGGCCAGGTCCAGGCGCACTTCGGAGAAGCCGGCCAGTTCGAGCGAGGCCAGGGCCAGCTCCTGGATCTCGGCATCCGCTTCCAGGCCGGCATGGCCGTAGATCTCGGCGCCGATCTGCAACGGCTCGCGCGTGGTGTGCAGGCCCGAGGGACGGGTATGCAGCACGGGACCGGCGTAGCACAGGCGCGTGACGGTGGCACGGTTCAAGAGGTGCGCGTCGATGCGGGCGACCTGGGTCGTCATGTCGGCGCGCAGGCCCAGCATGCGGCCCGAGATCTGGTCGACCAGCTTGAAGGTGCGCAGGTCGGTGTCCTGGCCGGCACCGGCCAGCAGGGATTCGACGTATTCCAGCAGCGGCGGCATCACGAGCTCGTAGCCGTAGCGGCGGAAATTATCCAGCATCAGGCGGCGCAGCTCTTCGATCTTGCGCGCCTCCGACGGCAGGACGTCGGCGATATGTTCAGGCAAAAGCCAATTCGGCATGGGAGAACCGGGTTGTTCGCGTAGTTAAAAAACGATCATGTACTAGATCAAGTCAACCATCGGGCGCGCGGGCGCGCCACTCGGCGGCTGAGGCCGAACCGCATATTTTACGCGAAAACCGTGATAAAGAGGAAAAAAAGGCCGCCCCGCGACCCCAGAAGCATCGGGGACAGGCACTCATCCGCGCGCGAAGGCGCGCGGATGAGTGCCTGTCCCCTGGGGTTTATGCTGATCCGCCAAGAACCCATGGTGACAAGCACCTGTCTCGGGGCCGGGAGGCCCGAGACAGGTGCCTGTCACCGGCGGCTTACTTGCCGCTGCCCGCGCCCTTGAAGTACTTGAAGAACTCCGAGTTCGGATCGACCAGCATCACGTCGGCCTTCGTCTTGAACGACGAGCGGTAGGCTTCCAGGCTGCGGTAGAACTTGTAAAACTCCGGATTGCGGCCGAAGGCCTCGGCGTAGATCGCGCTGGCCTTGGCGTCGCCCTCGCCGCGGATGCGCTCGGCATCGCGGTAGGCTTCGGCCAGGATGACCGTGCGTTGCTTGTCGGCGTCGGCACGGATGCGCTCGGAGTCGGCCGAACCGGTCGAACGCAGTTCGTTGGCCACGCGCACGCGCTCGGCCTTCATGCGCTCGTACACCGAGTTGTTGATCTGCTCGACGTAATCGACCCGCTTCAGGCGCACGTCGACGATCTGCACGCCGATCTGCTTGGCCTCCACGATCACCTTGGTGCGGATCGCTTCCATCACCTTGCCGCGCTGGCCGGAAATCACTTCGCGCACGGTGCGCTTGGTGATCTCGTCGTTCAGCGCCGCCTTGACGATCTGCGACAGGCGGTCGCGCGCGCGGCCTTCGTCGCCGCTGAAGCTGACGAAGTACAGCTTCGGATCGGTGATGCGCCACTTGACGAAGGAATCGACCAAGATGTTCATCTTCTCGGCCGTGATGAAGCGGTCGGCTTCCGGCGAGTCGAGCGTCAGGATGCGCTTGTCCAGGTACAGGATGTTCTGGAACGGTGGCGGCAGCTTGAAGTGCAGGCCCGGTTCATTGATGACCTGCTTGACCTCACCCAGCGCGAACACGATGGCGAACTTGCGCTGGTCGACCACGAAGACGGTCGAGGACAGCAGCATCACGGCGATGAAGCCCGTGACGAGGAACGTGACGATGCGGTTCATTTAACGACCCTCCCGGTCGCGCGACGACTCGCGCGCGCGGTTGCTTTCGCGCCGCGGATCGGTCGTGCTCATGGTGTTCTCGGGCGGTGGCAGCAGCACGGCCGACGGTGGGGGCGCGGTGATGTTGCCGCGGTTCGCTTCGGTCGCGGCGACCTGGGCGATCAGCTTGTCCAGCGGCAGGTACAGCAGGTTGCTGCCGGCCTTGGCATCGACCATCACCTTGCTGGTGTTGGCGAAGATCTGCTGCATCGTCTCCAGGTACATGCGGTCGCGCGTGACCGCCGGGGCCTTCTGGTATTCCACCAGCACGGCCTTGAAGCGGTCGGCGTTACCCAGCGCGTTCTCGGTCACCATCGAACGATAGGCTTCCGCTTCCTGCTGCAGGCGGAACGCGTAGCCGCGTGCCTTCGGAATGATGTCGTTGGCGTAGGCCTGGCCCTCGTTCTTCTGGCGCTCGCGGTCCTGGCCGGCCTTGACGGCGTCGTCGAACGCGGCCTGCACCTGCTCGGGCGGCTGCACCGCCTGCATCGTCACGTTGGTGACCATGGCGCCGGACGCGTAGCGGTCCAGGATCTGCTGCATCAGCTGCTGCGTCTCGAACGCCACCTTCTCGCGGCCCTCGTACAGCACGAAGTCCATCTTGCTCTTGCCGACGATCTCGCGGATCGACGTCTCGGCCACCTGGCGCACCGTGTCTTCCGCGTCGCGGTTGTTGTACAGCCAGGCCTTCGGATCGGACAGGCGATACTGCACGGCGAACTGGATGTCGATGATGTTCTCGTCGTCCGTCAGCATCAGCGACTCGGCGGCCTGCTTGTTGCGCACGTTGGTACGGTAGCCCACCTCGACGGTGCGCACCTGCGAAACGTTGACGGTCTCGTTGGCCTGGAACGGGTACGGCCAGCGCCAGTTGAAGCCGGCCGGCGTCTCGTGGCTGTAGCGGCCGAACGTGGTGACGATGCCCTTCTGGCCTTCCTGCACGATGAAGGCGCCGCTGGCCAGCCACACCAGCACGGCGATGGTCGCGACGGCGCCGACGGTGATGCCGGCGCCCTTGAGCTCGCCGCCACCGTTACCGCCGCCACCGCCGCCGCCGTTGTTGCGGTTCTTGTTGCCGAACAGGCCGTTCAAGCGCTGGTTGAAATCGCGCCACAACTGGTCGAGATCCGGCGGACCTTCACCGGGCTTCTTGCCTTCCTGGGCCTGCCTGTTGCCGTCCTTGTCCGAGCCCCAGCGGGGATCGTTCAACGACAGTTTCAGGCCTTTTCTCTTCTTGAAATAGGAAAGAGGCATCTT from Pseudoduganella armeniaca includes the following:
- a CDS encoding adenylosuccinate synthase, translated to MSKKITAKNVVVIGTQWGDEGKGKIVDWLTEHAQGVVRFQGGHNAGHTLVIGGVKTALQLIPSGIMRPGVACYIGNGVVVSVPDVLREIDKLEAVGVEVASRLKVSEACPVILPYHSALDAAREAARGAAKIGTTGKGIGPAYEDKVARRAIRVADLLNEKRFAEKLAENLDYHNFVLENYLKAPKVEYQKTLDDALAYVPRLRPMVTDVSSALYAAHKAGANLLFEGAQGSLLDVDHGTYPFVTSSNCVAGNAAAGAGVGPNMLHYILGITKAYTTRVGSGPFPSELPTDAGVGHHLAQVGHEFGTVTGRARRCGWFDAALLRRSVQINGVSGMCLTKLDVLDGLESLKLCTGYMVDGVKADIFPVGAEEAARCEPIYEEMPGWTESTVGAKSLAALPAAARAYIKRIEELVGVPVDMVSTGPDREETIVLRHPFE
- a CDS encoding ATP phosphoribosyltransferase regulatory subunit, giving the protein MPNWLLPEHIADVLPSEARKIEELRRLMLDNFRRYGYELVMPPLLEYVESLLAGAGQDTDLRTFKLVDQISGRMLGLRADMTTQVARIDAHLLNRATVTRLCYAGPVLHTRPSGLHTTREPLQIGAEIYGHAGLEADAEIQELALASLELAGFSEVRLDLAHMGVLRAILDLDPAAGKDQIAIVQLLRAKDVAGLGELTAAYAPATRAALLALPNLYGDVDILKTARAALPDLPGIAKALAELAALAASAIGRAEVAIDLADLRGYQYESGAMFALYVPGLPNAVARGGRYDHVGEAFGRARPATGFSMDLRELARLLPTADRKHAIRAPWGNAPELKDKIAELRKAGEVVIQSLPGHSNEQDEFECDRALVLDDSGSNWILKNLG
- the hflC gene encoding protease modulator HflC; translated protein: MNRIVTFLVTGFIAVMLLSSTVFVVDQRKFAIVFALGEVKQVINEPGLHFKLPPPFQNILYLDKRILTLDSPEADRFITAEKMNILVDSFVKWRITDPKLYFVSFSGDEGRARDRLSQIVKAALNDEITKRTVREVISGQRGKVMEAIRTKVIVEAKQIGVQIVDVRLKRVDYVEQINNSVYERMKAERVRVANELRSTGSADSERIRADADKQRTVILAEAYRDAERIRGEGDAKASAIYAEAFGRNPEFYKFYRSLEAYRSSFKTKADVMLVDPNSEFFKYFKGAGSGK
- the hflK gene encoding FtsH protease activity modulator HflK, with amino-acid sequence MPLSYFKKRKGLKLSLNDPRWGSDKDGNRQAQEGKKPGEGPPDLDQLWRDFNQRLNGLFGNKNRNNGGGGGGGNGGGELKGAGITVGAVATIAVLVWLASGAFIVQEGQKGIVTTFGRYSHETPAGFNWRWPYPFQANETVNVSQVRTVEVGYRTNVRNKQAAESLMLTDDENIIDIQFAVQYRLSDPKAWLYNNRDAEDTVRQVAETSIREIVGKSKMDFVLYEGREKVAFETQQLMQQILDRYASGAMVTNVTMQAVQPPEQVQAAFDDAVKAGQDRERQKNEGQAYANDIIPKARGYAFRLQQEAEAYRSMVTENALGNADRFKAVLVEYQKAPAVTRDRMYLETMQQIFANTSKVMVDAKAGSNLLYLPLDKLIAQVAATEANRGNITAPPPSAVLLPPPENTMSTTDPRRESNRARESSRDREGR